From Saccopteryx leptura isolate mSacLep1 chromosome 3, mSacLep1_pri_phased_curated, whole genome shotgun sequence, one genomic window encodes:
- the NCMAP gene encoding noncompact myelin-associated protein isoform X2 translates to MTTATPLGDTTFYSLNVTTREEDFLYKSSGAIVAAIVVVVIIIFTVVLILLKMYNRKMRARRELEPKGPKPASPSAQGPNSSSSQHPATLTFSPVDVHVETR, encoded by the exons ATGACCACAGCCACCCCTTTGGGGGATACCACCTTCTACTCATTGAACGTGACCACCAGAGAAGAAGACTTTCTATACAAGA gttctggggccaTCGTTGCTGCCATTGTGGTGGTTGTCATCATCATCTTCACGGTGGTTCTGATCTTGCTGAAGATGTACAACAG GAAAATGAGGGCAAGGCGGGAGCTGGAGCCCAAGGGCCCCAAGCCAGCCTCCCCTTCTGCCCAGGGTccaaacagcagcagcagccaacATCCTGCAACTCTGACCTTCAGCCCTGTTGATGTCCACGTGGAGACCCGGTGA